A stretch of DNA from Candidatus Aminicenantes bacterium:
CCCGGCACCGGGCTGTCCTTGTCTTCGTGCAGGGGGTCGCACATATCGTGTTTGGACATGACGAGTTCGGCCGGGTTGGGAAACGCCTGGCGCGCCACGGGATCGAACTCGAGATTGTCGGTATCGATCAGGGACAGGTAGTACGGGGTAATGGAGAGGGGGAACTTTTCCAGGGTTTTTACGATCTTCTTGCGATCCGTTTTCGGAAACTCTACTCCCAGCAGCTTTTCAAAGGTTTCCAGGTCGCGCACGGAATGTTTCAGCTGCCATTTCCAGTCGCGCCACTGCTGCAGGGTGGCCTTTTCATCGATCGAGGCGGATATGGCTTTTTGTCTGGGTGATAGCTTGGTCATCTTGACTCCTTGTATGCATAATCCGGGTCTTCGGTGAATTCTTTTTTTCCCCGGCCGCCCTCTTCTCCCGGTGACAGTATGGGAGAAGGCTCCAGGTGGCCGGCGCCCATCATCTCAACGATCCGCTCCAGGGAAGCGGCAATCGCCGACTGCTCTTTTTCCGGCAGCCGTTGCAACTCGTGGGCCAGGCGTTCCTGCAACAGCAGGGGAGGGGCGCTGCGGGTCAGTTTAACGGCCTCGGGCGTGGCTGAAACAAACACGTGACGCCGGTCCGCACCGCTGCGTTCCCGCCTGGCCAGGCCACGGGCTTCCAGGCGGTCCACGATGCCGTTGACCGTGGACTGGCCCAGGGCAACCGTCGCGGCCAGGTTCTTGAGGTTCATGGGTCCATTTCTCACAATGGCCATCAGGCACATCAGTTGGGGAACCGTGATGTGAAAAGTGGAAAAAAGGCGGCGGGAGTGGATGTCCACCGCGCGGATAATGCG
This window harbors:
- a CDS encoding MarR family transcriptional regulator, whose translation is MNHSTEPESLEPFKPESARGEAFFETRGMRVLVSLRRIIRAVDIHSRRLFSTFHITVPQLMCLMAIVRNGPMNLKNLAATVALGQSTVNGIVDRLEARGLARRERSGADRRHVFVSATPEAVKLTRSAPPLLLQERLAHELQRLPEKEQSAIAASLERIVEMMGAGHLEPSPILSPGEEGGRGKKEFTEDPDYAYKESR